The Corynebacterium simulans genome contains a region encoding:
- a CDS encoding ArsR/SmtB family transcription factor, which translates to MMDAARLAQMLSALGSEPRLRIIASLETDSTHVSELARRLGMSRPLLYQHLNRLEAAGLIESGLEQLGESRVRKHYWVAPFQLEVTPDHIRHLINQEQKRESS; encoded by the coding sequence ATGATGGACGCAGCACGGCTCGCTCAGATGCTCAGTGCTCTCGGAAGTGAGCCTCGGTTGCGAATTATCGCCTCCCTAGAGACGGATTCGACCCATGTCAGTGAGCTGGCCCGCCGACTCGGGATGTCTCGGCCACTGCTCTACCAGCACCTCAACCGCTTGGAAGCTGCTGGACTCATCGAGAGTGGCCTGGAACAGCTCGGAGAGAGCCGAGTGAGGAAGCACTACTGGGTCGCTCCGTTTCAGCTTGAAGTAACTCCAGACCACATTAGGCACCTGATTAATCAAGAACAGAAAAGGGAATCTTCGTGA